A stretch of Saccharothrix texasensis DNA encodes these proteins:
- a CDS encoding winged helix DNA-binding domain-containing protein produces MTLARIDDAQRRARLAVRHLLTTRAAAVEDVAEAVVGLHATDPATVFLSACARLARPSVAEVEAAFYDRGTLVRLLCMRRTMFAVTAATAPVVQAAAGAAIAVKERRKLLDFLAEGVGWDADRLAEVERDTLRALARRGEATAVELTRDVPALLEQVVVAAGKPYETRQNVSSRIIRVLAADGRLRRGRPLGTWLSTQFRWAPATPWPELDPDEARAELARRWLASYGPGAEADLKWWTGWNLGHTRKALAAAGAVAVELSSGPGYALPDDLEPVEEPEPRAALLPALDPTPMGWQARDWYLPDRHRPRLFDTAGNVGPTVWWNGAVVGGWSQRADGGLVWELLDDVGAEAEAAIAGEADRVASWLGGVRVIPRFRTPLEKELTT; encoded by the coding sequence GTGACGCTCGCCAGGATCGACGACGCCCAGCGGCGGGCCCGCCTCGCCGTCCGACACCTCCTGACCACCCGCGCCGCCGCCGTGGAGGACGTGGCCGAGGCGGTGGTCGGCCTGCACGCCACCGACCCGGCCACCGTGTTCCTGTCCGCGTGCGCCCGCTTGGCGCGGCCCTCGGTGGCGGAGGTGGAGGCCGCGTTCTACGACCGGGGCACGCTGGTCCGGCTGCTGTGCATGCGCCGCACCATGTTCGCCGTCACCGCCGCGACCGCGCCCGTGGTGCAGGCCGCCGCCGGCGCCGCCATCGCCGTGAAGGAACGCCGGAAGCTGCTCGACTTCCTGGCCGAGGGCGTCGGCTGGGACGCCGACCGCCTCGCCGAGGTCGAGCGGGACACCCTGCGGGCGCTGGCGCGGCGGGGCGAGGCCACCGCCGTCGAGCTCACCCGCGACGTGCCCGCCCTGCTCGAACAGGTCGTCGTCGCGGCCGGCAAGCCCTACGAGACCCGGCAGAACGTGTCCAGCCGGATCATCCGCGTGCTGGCCGCCGACGGCCGGCTGCGCCGCGGCCGGCCCCTCGGCACGTGGCTGAGCACCCAGTTCCGCTGGGCGCCCGCCACACCGTGGCCCGAGCTCGACCCCGACGAGGCCCGCGCCGAGCTGGCCCGCCGCTGGCTCGCCTCCTACGGGCCCGGCGCCGAGGCCGACCTCAAGTGGTGGACCGGCTGGAACCTCGGCCACACCCGCAAGGCCCTCGCCGCGGCGGGCGCCGTCGCGGTCGAGCTGTCCAGCGGCCCCGGCTACGCCCTGCCCGACGACCTCGAACCGGTCGAGGAGCCGGAGCCGCGGGCCGCGCTGCTGCCGGCCCTGGATCCGACCCCGATGGGGTGGCAGGCTCGCGACTGGTACCTCCCCGACCGGCACCGGCCGCGCCTGTTCGACACCGCGGGCAACGTCGGCCCGACCGTGTGGTGGAACGGCGCGGTCGTCGGCGGGTGGTCCCAACGCGCGGACGGCGGACTGGTGTGGGAGCTGCTCGACGACGTCGGCGCCGAGGCGGAGGCCGCGATCGCCGGGGAGGCGGACCGGGTGGCGTCCTGGCTCGGCGGGGTGCGCGTGATCCCCCGCTTCCGGACACCGCTGGAGAAGGAGCTGACGACGTGA
- a CDS encoding DEAD/DEAH box helicase encodes MLSRARRAPHAHPATAFWGAAVVVALQLVARGRVRPAVTDGDFDAWLLGPLDAADHARVRDLADAMPAHARAVPLPGRAPLELPDAEPLLRAFLDAVADTMPRGAAAVHAAGAPAFAATAPQRVPHLRDWADQGVRISLRIEGFGPFRAVVQVHSLADPARVVDAAELWASANQRSRADATVALRRAARAWPPLERLLDQPVPDEVALLDSDVEHLLATGAVRLAGAGVDVHWPKDLVRDLSAKVVIGERPADRPSSSGSAFFGHDQLTSVNWQLALGEDPLTPAELDLLAEATRPVVRLRDRWTLVDPELARRARERALEPVTAIDALGAALTGTTRVGGVEAEVVATGWPAELRSRLTDLDDDPVPAPPALRATLRDYQLHGLRWLDRMTSLGLGACLADDMGLGKTVTLIALHLHRDRRDPGPTLVVCPASLMGNWQREIERFAPGVPVRRFHGPRRDVAHEGFVLTTYGTMRLDADRLADVDWGMVVADEAQHVKNPASDTAKALRRIPARARVALTGTPVENTLSELWAILDWTTPGLLGTRPEFAARWAGPIEGDRDQDTARRFARLVRPFLLRRRKTDPGIAPELPPKTETDQPVSLTREQAALYEAVVRELMAEVREADGIARRSRIVKLLTGLKQVCNHPAQYLKESSPKLAGRSGKLELLDELLDTILAEDGAVLVFTQYVAMARLIERHLADRGIPSQLLHGGTPVPAREDMVRRFQDGECPVFLLSLKAAGTGLNLTRADHVVHYDRWWNPAVEDQATDRAHRIGQTRPVQVHRLIAEGTIEDRIAAMLRAKRDLADSVLSRGDAAFTELSDDELGNLVELRSGT; translated from the coding sequence ATGCTCAGCCGCGCCCGCCGCGCGCCGCACGCCCACCCCGCCACCGCGTTCTGGGGCGCGGCCGTGGTGGTGGCGTTGCAGCTGGTCGCCCGCGGCCGGGTGCGGCCCGCGGTCACCGACGGCGACTTCGACGCCTGGCTGCTCGGCCCGCTCGACGCCGCCGACCACGCCCGCGTCCGCGACCTGGCCGACGCGATGCCCGCGCACGCCAGGGCCGTCCCGCTGCCGGGTCGCGCACCGCTCGAACTGCCCGACGCCGAACCGCTGCTGCGCGCGTTCCTGGACGCCGTCGCCGACACCATGCCGCGCGGCGCGGCGGCCGTGCACGCCGCCGGCGCGCCCGCGTTCGCCGCCACCGCGCCCCAGCGGGTGCCGCACCTGCGCGACTGGGCCGACCAGGGCGTGCGCATCTCGCTGCGGATCGAGGGCTTCGGCCCGTTCCGCGCCGTCGTGCAGGTGCACAGCCTCGCCGACCCGGCCCGCGTGGTCGACGCCGCCGAGCTGTGGGCGTCGGCCAACCAGCGGTCCCGGGCCGACGCCACGGTCGCCCTGCGCCGCGCCGCCCGCGCCTGGCCGCCCCTGGAACGGCTGCTCGACCAGCCCGTGCCCGACGAGGTCGCCCTCCTGGACTCCGACGTGGAGCACCTGCTCGCCACCGGCGCGGTCCGCCTGGCCGGCGCCGGCGTGGACGTGCACTGGCCCAAGGACCTGGTGCGCGACCTGTCGGCCAAGGTCGTCATCGGCGAACGCCCCGCCGACCGGCCCTCGTCCTCCGGTTCCGCGTTCTTCGGCCACGACCAGCTCACCTCCGTGAACTGGCAGCTCGCCCTGGGCGAGGACCCGCTCACGCCCGCCGAGCTCGACCTGCTCGCCGAGGCCACCCGCCCCGTCGTGCGGCTGCGCGACCGCTGGACCCTGGTCGACCCCGAACTCGCCCGCCGCGCCCGCGAACGCGCCCTCGAACCCGTCACCGCGATCGACGCGCTCGGCGCGGCCCTCACCGGCACCACCCGCGTCGGCGGCGTCGAGGCCGAGGTCGTCGCCACGGGCTGGCCGGCCGAGCTGAGGTCCCGGCTCACCGACCTCGACGACGACCCCGTCCCCGCCCCGCCCGCGCTGCGCGCCACCCTGCGCGACTACCAGCTGCACGGCCTGCGCTGGCTGGACCGCATGACCTCGCTCGGCCTCGGCGCGTGCCTGGCCGACGACATGGGCCTGGGCAAGACCGTCACGCTCATCGCGCTGCACCTGCACCGCGACCGGCGCGACCCCGGCCCCACCCTCGTGGTCTGCCCCGCGTCGCTGATGGGCAACTGGCAGCGCGAGATCGAGCGCTTCGCGCCGGGCGTGCCCGTCCGCCGCTTCCACGGCCCCCGCCGCGACGTCGCGCACGAGGGCTTCGTGCTCACCACCTACGGCACCATGCGGCTGGACGCCGACCGGCTCGCCGACGTCGACTGGGGCATGGTCGTCGCCGACGAGGCGCAGCACGTGAAGAACCCGGCCTCCGACACCGCCAAGGCCCTGCGCCGCATCCCCGCCCGCGCCCGCGTCGCGCTCACCGGCACCCCCGTGGAGAACACGCTCTCGGAGCTGTGGGCGATCCTCGACTGGACCACCCCGGGCCTGCTCGGCACCAGGCCGGAGTTCGCCGCCCGCTGGGCCGGCCCGATCGAGGGCGACCGCGACCAGGACACCGCGCGGCGGTTCGCCCGGCTCGTGCGGCCGTTCCTGCTGCGCCGCCGCAAGACCGACCCCGGCATCGCGCCCGAACTGCCGCCGAAGACGGAGACCGACCAGCCCGTCTCCCTCACCCGCGAACAGGCCGCGCTCTACGAAGCCGTCGTGCGGGAGCTCATGGCGGAGGTCCGCGAAGCCGACGGCATCGCCCGCCGCAGCCGGATCGTCAAGCTCCTCACCGGGCTCAAGCAGGTCTGCAACCACCCCGCCCAGTACCTCAAGGAGAGCTCGCCCAAGCTCGCGGGCCGCTCGGGCAAGCTCGAACTGCTCGACGAACTGCTCGACACCATCCTCGCCGAGGACGGCGCGGTGCTCGTGTTCACCCAGTACGTCGCCATGGCCCGCCTCATCGAACGCCACCTCGCCGACCGCGGCATCCCCAGCCAACTCCTGCACGGCGGCACACCCGTGCCCGCCCGCGAGGACATGGTGCGCCGCTTCCAGGACGGCGAGTGCCCGGTGTTCCTGCTCTCCCTCAAAGCCGCGGGCACCGGCCTCAACCTCACCCGGGCCGACCACGTCGTGCACTACGACCGGTGGTGGAACCCCGCCGTCGAGGACCAGGCCACCGACCGCGCCCACCGCATCGGCCAGACCCGGCCCGTGCAGGTGCACCGGCTCATCGCCGAGGGCACCATCGAGGACCGCATCGCCGCGATGCTGCGCGCCAAGCGCGACCTCGCCGACTCCGTCCTGTCCCGCGGCGACGCCGCGTTCACCGAACTGTCCGACGACGAGCTGGGCAACCTGGTCGAACTCCGGAGCGGCACATGA
- a CDS encoding YncE family protein, giving the protein MRRLAAVVLTGVVVVSGCATEENPADPLQLAATLEPARPAASPAQAGVPEGRVVPSGGAAAVAVAGGRVAVAVTDPPSVALYPVDTLGDPVVVPLPGPAERLVTVGDAVEAVVPAGVVVTIRPDGTTSQRAVDGAPVDVARVGDRTLVAQRDLRQVSVDGHVVRGISSPDRLVAVDGAAVVLDRPRSAVFDLDPTADGPGAGLRAGEGATNAVADRFGRVLVVDTRGGELMAFSTGPLIMRLRYPVPGGPYGMAYDETRDLVWITLTERNEVVAFDVAGAEPVEEHRFATVRQPDSVAVDPGSGRVFVASGDGAGMQVIG; this is encoded by the coding sequence TTGCGCCGACTGGCGGCGGTAGTGCTCACCGGGGTCGTGGTGGTCTCGGGTTGCGCGACCGAGGAGAACCCGGCCGATCCGCTGCAGCTCGCGGCGACGTTGGAGCCCGCGCGGCCCGCCGCGTCGCCGGCGCAGGCGGGTGTCCCGGAGGGTCGGGTGGTGCCCTCCGGAGGGGCCGCGGCGGTCGCGGTCGCGGGCGGTCGGGTGGCGGTGGCGGTGACCGATCCGCCGTCGGTGGCCCTCTACCCCGTGGACACGCTGGGTGACCCGGTGGTCGTGCCGTTGCCCGGTCCGGCCGAACGGTTGGTGACCGTCGGTGACGCGGTGGAGGCGGTGGTGCCCGCCGGTGTCGTGGTGACGATCAGGCCGGACGGCACGACGTCGCAGCGCGCGGTGGACGGCGCCCCGGTGGACGTGGCGCGGGTGGGTGACCGGACGTTGGTGGCGCAGCGCGACCTGCGTCAGGTGTCGGTGGACGGGCACGTGGTGCGCGGCATCTCCAGCCCGGACCGGCTGGTCGCGGTGGACGGCGCGGCGGTGGTGCTGGACCGGCCGCGCAGCGCGGTGTTCGACCTGGACCCGACCGCCGACGGCCCCGGCGCGGGGCTGCGCGCGGGCGAGGGCGCGACGAACGCGGTCGCCGACCGGTTCGGCCGGGTGCTGGTGGTGGACACGCGCGGCGGTGAGCTGATGGCGTTCTCCACCGGTCCGCTGATCATGCGGTTGCGCTACCCCGTGCCGGGTGGCCCGTACGGGATGGCCTACGACGAGACGCGCGACCTGGTGTGGATCACGCTCACGGAGCGCAACGAGGTCGTGGCCTTCGACGTGGCCGGCGCGGAGCCGGTGGAGGAGCACCGGTTCGCCACGGTCCGCCAGCCGGACTCGGTGGCGGTCGATCCAGGCAGCGGGCGCGTGTTCGTCGCGTCCGGGGACGGCGCAGGGATGCAGGTGATCGGATGA
- a CDS encoding M48 family metalloprotease: MTVEELRNRHVQLLRDRRVADHLDPPAHPADTGERYHTWTQVAAEPLSDLLTRLVDVRVRPAAYRPAHLRDQQRLLDALQPEVLRLARAAGWETATPLLAGVFPTGVLDALSVPVPGRGVLVLVNTSLLDLLDTVLKIMTGALPNYGTPPLLTPEHATYALAEAVNAHLYGNGAVQARRLPELSGQRAALVSLMARRGAQFVLAHEVGHVVSGHLVHARRRTDPHTPVGPLDAQSVGWPREHEADRVAATIMLRTLDDLGHRELEAHEPCLVGAVLLVLFLHEVTDRLADELGLAVPFTGNHPPPVRRIQTLVEHLAGHVRTPRALDLAADVATWLEGQLGGVREWFRLVDDTLLGNPPPDR; this comes from the coding sequence ATGACGGTCGAGGAGCTGCGGAACCGGCACGTGCAACTGCTGCGGGACCGGCGGGTGGCCGACCACCTCGACCCGCCGGCGCACCCGGCCGACACCGGCGAGCGCTACCACACGTGGACGCAGGTGGCCGCCGAGCCGCTGTCGGACCTGCTCACGCGGCTGGTCGACGTGCGGGTCCGGCCGGCCGCCTACCGGCCCGCGCACCTGCGTGACCAGCAGCGCCTGCTCGACGCGCTGCAACCCGAGGTGCTGCGCCTGGCCCGCGCCGCCGGCTGGGAGACCGCCACCCCGCTGCTGGCGGGCGTGTTCCCCACCGGCGTCCTCGACGCGCTGAGCGTCCCCGTGCCCGGCCGCGGCGTGCTCGTGCTGGTCAACACCTCGCTGCTGGACCTGCTCGACACCGTGTTGAAGATCATGACCGGGGCGCTGCCGAACTACGGCACGCCACCCCTGCTGACCCCCGAGCATGCGACCTACGCCCTGGCCGAGGCGGTCAACGCCCACCTGTACGGCAACGGGGCGGTCCAGGCCCGGCGGCTGCCCGAGCTGTCCGGGCAGCGCGCCGCGCTGGTCTCGCTGATGGCCCGGCGCGGCGCCCAGTTCGTGCTGGCGCACGAGGTCGGGCACGTGGTGTCCGGGCACCTGGTGCACGCCCGCCGCCGCACCGACCCCCACACCCCGGTCGGCCCGCTCGACGCCCAGTCGGTCGGCTGGCCGCGGGAGCACGAGGCCGACCGCGTCGCCGCCACGATCATGCTGCGCACCCTGGACGACCTCGGGCACCGCGAGCTGGAGGCGCACGAGCCGTGCCTGGTCGGGGCGGTGCTGCTGGTGCTGTTCCTGCACGAGGTCACCGACCGGCTCGCCGACGAGCTGGGCCTCGCCGTCCCGTTCACGGGCAACCACCCGCCGCCCGTGCGGCGCATCCAGACCCTCGTCGAGCACCTCGCCGGCCACGTCCGCACGCCCCGCGCCCTCGACCTCGCCGCGGACGTCGCCACCTGGCTCGAAGGCCAGCTCGGCGGGGTGCGCGAGTGGTTCCGGCTGGTGGACGACACCCTGCTCGGCAACCCTCCGCCGGACCGGTGA
- a CDS encoding undecaprenyl-diphosphate phosphatase: MSWLQAIVLGLVQGLTEFLPISSSGHIRIVSTLFFGNDAGASFTAVIQLGTEVAVLIYFAKDIGNFIGAWFKGLFSKAARASENYRMAWYVIIGSIPISVLGYLFKDEIRSSLRNLWITATMLIVFGLLLGLADQFASHVRDKLQLKDAVGMGLAQAMALIPGVSRSGGTLTAGLFLGLDRAAAARYSFLLALPAVFGAGIFSIPDVLERAEPNAASVPQMIVATIISFAVGYATIAWLLRYVSKHSYSAFVWYRLLLGIVLMGLLSMGLINPT, from the coding sequence TTGAGCTGGTTGCAGGCCATTGTCCTCGGACTCGTCCAAGGACTCACGGAATTCCTGCCCATTTCCTCGTCGGGTCACATCAGGATCGTCTCGACACTCTTCTTCGGCAACGACGCGGGCGCGTCCTTCACGGCGGTCATCCAGCTGGGCACCGAGGTGGCCGTGCTGATCTACTTCGCCAAGGACATCGGCAACTTCATCGGGGCCTGGTTCAAGGGCCTGTTCAGCAAGGCCGCCCGCGCGAGCGAGAACTACCGGATGGCCTGGTACGTGATCATCGGCTCGATCCCGATCAGCGTGCTGGGCTACCTGTTCAAGGACGAGATCCGGTCGTCGCTGCGCAACCTGTGGATCACCGCGACGATGCTGATCGTGTTCGGCCTGCTGCTCGGGCTCGCCGACCAGTTCGCCTCGCACGTGCGTGACAAGCTGCAGCTCAAGGACGCCGTGGGCATGGGCCTGGCGCAGGCCATGGCGCTGATCCCCGGCGTGTCCCGCTCCGGCGGCACGCTCACCGCGGGCCTGTTTCTCGGCCTGGACCGCGCCGCGGCGGCCCGCTACTCGTTCCTGCTGGCCCTGCCCGCGGTGTTCGGCGCCGGCATCTTCAGCATCCCGGACGTGCTCGAACGCGCCGAACCCAACGCCGCCTCGGTCCCGCAGATGATCGTCGCCACGATCATCTCGTTCGCCGTCGGCTACGCCACCATCGCCTGGCTGCTGCGCTACGTCTCCAAGCACAGCTACTCGGCGTTCGTGTGGTACCGGCTGCTGCTCGGCATCGTCCTGATGGGCCTGCTGTCGATGGGGCTCATCAACCCGACATAG
- a CDS encoding DUF5703 family protein, with the protein MTGDGVVDGDWEYRPLRLPAGVSRRTATTQLAIHAEFAGWELSRTLLFGDGSRKVWLRRKRTAAVMPGVIT; encoded by the coding sequence ATGACGGGCGACGGGGTGGTCGACGGGGATTGGGAGTACCGGCCGCTGCGGCTGCCGGCCGGTGTCTCCCGCCGCACGGCGACGACGCAGCTGGCGATCCACGCGGAGTTCGCCGGGTGGGAGCTGTCGCGGACGTTGTTGTTCGGCGACGGCTCGCGCAAGGTGTGGCTGCGCCGCAAGCGGACGGCCGCCGTGATGCCGGGTGTGATCACCTAG
- a CDS encoding SWIM zinc finger family protein, whose protein sequence is MSDRVKGFPAFGKGVRHARSWWGKAWLKALEDTSLDQAPLRQGRKYAHAGLVGTITVSPGRIAATVYDTEDTYRTSVHLAPLTDAEWDRFLGQVAAKSGHLAALLDREMPRELADAAADAGVPLLPGIGDLDPECTCPGWELPCRHAAALCHQASWLLDADPWVLLLLRGRDQEEVVAGARPTAGVLATAAYARPVADLPDDPPPADLGPLPEFEPAPGLDVDVLRLLVADAAAKAREVLATGQWPAPDDRRDHIRMAAAHPALRDRFDVDPRAVRAWQQGGVGALDVLEHSWTPGKPDTARARAAWAGGELPEPTVWRNRWTVHDRQLRYGRDGRWYPYRATDGDWWPTGAPHRDPATALTDTD, encoded by the coding sequence ATGAGCGACCGCGTCAAGGGCTTCCCCGCGTTCGGCAAGGGCGTGCGCCACGCCCGCTCCTGGTGGGGCAAGGCGTGGTTGAAGGCCCTGGAGGACACCTCGCTGGACCAGGCTCCGCTGCGGCAGGGCCGCAAGTACGCCCACGCCGGGCTCGTCGGCACCATCACCGTCAGCCCCGGTCGCATCGCCGCCACCGTCTACGACACCGAGGACACCTACCGGACCTCCGTCCACCTCGCCCCGCTCACCGACGCCGAGTGGGACCGGTTCCTCGGCCAGGTCGCCGCCAAGTCCGGGCACCTCGCCGCGCTGCTCGACCGCGAGATGCCCCGCGAACTCGCCGACGCCGCCGCCGACGCGGGCGTGCCGCTCCTGCCCGGCATCGGCGACCTCGACCCCGAGTGCACCTGCCCCGGCTGGGAACTGCCCTGCCGCCACGCCGCCGCCCTGTGCCACCAGGCGTCCTGGCTGCTCGACGCCGACCCGTGGGTGCTGCTGCTCCTGCGGGGACGCGACCAGGAGGAAGTCGTCGCCGGCGCCAGGCCCACCGCCGGCGTCCTCGCCACCGCCGCCTACGCCCGCCCCGTCGCGGACCTGCCCGACGACCCGCCGCCCGCCGACCTCGGCCCGCTGCCCGAGTTCGAACCCGCACCCGGCCTCGACGTCGACGTGCTGCGGCTGCTCGTCGCCGACGCCGCCGCCAAGGCCCGCGAGGTGCTCGCCACCGGCCAGTGGCCCGCGCCCGACGACCGCCGCGACCACATCCGCATGGCCGCCGCCCACCCCGCCCTGCGCGACCGCTTCGACGTCGACCCGCGCGCCGTCCGCGCCTGGCAACAAGGCGGCGTCGGCGCCCTCGACGTCCTGGAACACTCGTGGACGCCCGGGAAGCCGGACACCGCCCGCGCCCGCGCCGCCTGGGCCGGCGGCGAACTGCCCGAACCCACCGTGTGGCGCAACCGCTGGACCGTCCACGACCGACAACTCCGCTACGGCCGCGACGGCCGCTGGTACCCCTACCGCGCCACCGACGGCGACTGGTGGCCCACCGGCGCCCCGCACCGCGACCCGGCCACCGCCCTCACCGACACCGACTGA
- a CDS encoding aldo/keto reductase — MEQRYLGRSGLRVSRIALGTMTWGRDTDADEAATQLLAFTEAGGTLVDTADVYVEGESERILGGLLGEVVPRDELVIATKAVARRNDGPFGGGASRGALLHALDGSLRRLGVEHIDLWQLHAWDANVPLEETLSALDAAVASGRVRYAGVSNYSGWQLGTAAALPGHTPLVSTQVEYSLLERGVEREVAPAAQHHGVGLLPWAPLGRGVLTGKYRNGTPSDSRGASAHFAGYVEQHRTERAARIVQAVATAADGLGTSALCVALAWVRDRPGVVAPVVGARDTGQLLGSLAAEELTLPPAIRAALDDVSAVEFGYPERPLV; from the coding sequence GTGGAACAGCGATACCTCGGGCGCAGCGGACTGCGGGTCTCCCGGATCGCCCTGGGCACGATGACCTGGGGCCGGGACACCGACGCGGACGAGGCGGCCACCCAGCTGCTCGCCTTCACCGAGGCGGGCGGCACCCTGGTGGACACCGCCGACGTGTACGTGGAGGGCGAGAGCGAGCGGATCCTGGGCGGCCTGCTGGGCGAGGTCGTGCCGCGGGACGAGCTGGTGATCGCGACGAAGGCCGTGGCGCGGCGCAACGACGGCCCGTTCGGCGGCGGGGCGTCGCGCGGCGCCCTGCTGCACGCGCTGGACGGGTCGCTGCGCCGGCTGGGCGTGGAGCACATCGACCTGTGGCAGCTGCACGCGTGGGACGCGAACGTGCCGCTGGAGGAGACGCTGTCGGCGTTGGACGCGGCGGTGGCGTCGGGCCGGGTGCGCTACGCGGGGGTGTCGAACTACTCGGGCTGGCAGCTGGGCACGGCCGCGGCGCTGCCGGGGCACACGCCGCTGGTGTCGACGCAGGTGGAGTACTCGCTGCTGGAGCGGGGCGTGGAGCGCGAGGTGGCGCCGGCGGCGCAGCACCACGGCGTCGGGCTGCTGCCGTGGGCGCCGTTGGGGCGCGGTGTGCTGACCGGCAAGTACCGCAACGGCACGCCGTCGGACTCGCGGGGCGCGTCGGCGCACTTCGCCGGGTACGTGGAGCAGCACCGCACCGAGCGGGCGGCGCGGATCGTGCAGGCGGTGGCGACGGCGGCGGACGGGTTGGGCACGAGCGCGTTGTGCGTGGCGCTGGCGTGGGTGCGCGACCGGCCGGGCGTGGTGGCGCCGGTGGTGGGCGCGCGGGACACGGGCCAGTTGCTGGGGTCGTTGGCGGCGGAGGAGCTGACGTTGCCGCCGGCGATCCGGGCCGCGCTGGACGACGTGAGCGCGGTGGAGTTCGGCTACCCGGAACGGCCGCTGGTCTGA
- a CDS encoding LLM class F420-dependent oxidoreductase produces the protein MRLGLNLGYWGAGNDAANLELAREADRLGYSVVWAAEAYGSDAPTVLAWVAAQTTRVDVGSAILQIPARTPAMTAMTAATLDSLSGGRFRLGLGVSGPQVSEGWHGVRFDKPLGRTREYVDIVNAALRRERLSYAGEHYTLPLPDGPGKAIKLTVHPVREHIPVYLAAVGPKNVELAGEIADGWLALFFSPEHSGDALASLKAGRDKAGKTLDGYDIAATVPMVVGEDWRACADQVRPYAALYVGGMGSRKKNFYNDNAVRMGFAAEAAEVQDRYLARDYDGAMAALPLGFLDGTSLLGAKERIAERMRAYAEAGVTTLTLSPMLQDLEQGIAALRTATEALDLAGVGS, from the coding sequence GTGCGACTGGGACTGAACCTCGGGTACTGGGGCGCGGGCAACGACGCCGCGAACCTCGAACTGGCCAGGGAAGCCGACCGACTGGGCTACTCGGTGGTGTGGGCCGCCGAGGCCTACGGCTCCGACGCGCCCACGGTCCTGGCGTGGGTGGCCGCGCAGACCACGCGCGTCGACGTGGGCAGCGCGATCCTCCAGATCCCCGCGCGGACGCCGGCGATGACCGCGATGACCGCCGCCACCCTGGACTCCCTGTCCGGCGGCCGGTTCCGCCTCGGCCTCGGCGTGTCCGGCCCGCAGGTGTCGGAGGGCTGGCACGGCGTGCGGTTCGACAAGCCCCTGGGCCGCACCCGCGAGTACGTCGACATCGTCAACGCCGCGCTGCGCCGCGAGCGGCTGTCCTACGCCGGCGAGCACTACACCCTGCCGCTGCCCGACGGCCCCGGCAAGGCCATCAAGCTGACCGTGCACCCGGTGCGCGAGCACATCCCGGTCTACCTGGCCGCCGTGGGCCCGAAGAACGTCGAGCTGGCCGGCGAGATCGCCGACGGCTGGCTCGCGCTGTTCTTCTCGCCCGAGCACTCCGGCGACGCGCTCGCCTCCCTCAAGGCCGGTCGCGACAAGGCGGGCAAGACCCTCGACGGGTACGACATCGCCGCCACCGTGCCGATGGTCGTCGGCGAGGACTGGCGCGCCTGCGCCGACCAGGTCCGGCCCTACGCGGCGCTCTACGTCGGCGGCATGGGCAGCCGGAAGAAGAACTTCTACAACGACAACGCCGTGCGCATGGGCTTCGCCGCCGAGGCCGCCGAGGTCCAGGACCGCTACCTCGCCCGCGACTACGACGGCGCCATGGCCGCGCTCCCGCTCGGCTTCCTCGACGGCACCTCCCTGCTCGGGGCCAAGGAGCGCATCGCCGAGAGGATGCGCGCCTACGCCGAAGCGGGGGTCACCACCCTCACCCTTTCGCCCATGCTGCAAGATCTCGAGCAGGGGATCGCCGCGCTCCGCACGGCGACCGAAGCTCTGGATCTGGCAGGAGTGGGTAGTTGA
- a CDS encoding PadR family transcriptional regulator, giving the protein MSATRLLVLGVVRGYGRAHGYLIGNDLMSWGAGEWANVKWGSLYHALKQLTKDGCLTDHSVPPGRTDYEITPKGEAEYRKLLRDALRRPEARPDLLAAGLALLPSLSRAEAVGLLTERLAALRARRDAAREQAGQWGEPPHVKELYGLSEHIAASGVEWTRGLVDRLEAGAYPMAGEPGSPGTPGSWAILKLE; this is encoded by the coding sequence ATGTCGGCAACACGGCTGCTGGTGCTCGGGGTGGTGCGCGGCTACGGGCGCGCCCACGGCTACCTGATCGGCAACGACCTGATGTCGTGGGGCGCGGGCGAGTGGGCCAACGTCAAGTGGGGCTCGCTCTACCACGCGCTCAAGCAGCTCACCAAGGACGGCTGCCTGACCGACCACTCGGTGCCGCCGGGCCGCACGGACTACGAGATCACCCCCAAGGGGGAGGCCGAGTACCGCAAGCTGCTGCGCGACGCGCTGCGCCGCCCGGAGGCGCGGCCCGACCTGCTGGCCGCCGGGCTGGCGTTGCTGCCGTCGCTGTCGCGGGCGGAGGCCGTCGGCCTGCTCACCGAGCGGTTGGCGGCGCTGCGGGCGCGGCGCGACGCGGCGCGCGAGCAGGCGGGGCAGTGGGGCGAACCGCCGCACGTGAAGGAGCTGTACGGGCTGTCCGAGCACATCGCGGCCAGCGGGGTGGAGTGGACGCGGGGCCTGGTCGACCGCCTCGAAGCGGGCGCCTACCCGATGGCGGGCGAGCCGGGATCGCCCGGCACACCCGGCAGCTGGGCTATACTCAAACTTGAGTAG